A stretch of DNA from Gammaproteobacteria bacterium:
TTTTCCCCGTGCGCATGGCTCAAACTCGCCAGGTTAGACGAATGGGCTAGCCAATTTAGGATTTTGCAGGTACCCCCGTGCCGCCAGCTTAAATGTCGCTTTGCACTATCGGAATCAACCATACCACAGCCCCAGTCAGCATTCGTGAGCAGGTCGTCTTTCAGCCAGAGCGGCTCGACACGGCCCTGCGTGAGCTCAGACAGGTCGATGGTGTAGACGAGGCGGCGATTCTTTCGACGTGCAACCGCACGGAGCTTTACTGCCATCTACGCCATGTGCAGCCAAACGAAGATATCATCGGCTGGCTGAGCACGTACCATCATGTCGACCAGGGTGCGATTCGGCCGTTCCTTTATCATCATCTGGATCGCTCGGCGGTGCGTCATGCATTGCGCGTGGCATGCGGCCTGGACTCGATGGTGCTCGGCGAATCCCAGATTCTCGGCCAGCTCAAAGGCGCCTATCAGGACGCAAACCGCGCCGGCACCTTAGGCAGGCAGTTGGGGCGACTGTTCCAGCACGCGTTCGCGGTCGCCAAGCGGGTCAGAACCGATACGGCGATCGGGACGACTCCCGTCTCGGTCGCCTTCGCCGCCGTAACACTCGCGAAACAGATCTTCGGGGATCTTAAAACTCAAACCGTGTTGCTGATCGGCGCCGGTCAGACTATCGAACTGGTGGCGCGTCATCTCGTCGGCAGCGGCATCGGCCGGATCATCGTCGCCAACCGGCATGTACAGCGTGCGCAGGCGCTAGCCGTACACTTCAATGGTGAAGGCATCGGCCTGAGCGAAATCGCCGAGGCGCTGCCCGCCGCCGATATCGTCGTGTCCTCCACCGCGAGCCCGCTGCCGATTCTGGGCAAGGGCATGGTCGAAAGCACCTTGAAGCAGCGCAAGCATCGGCCGATGTTCATGGTCGATCTCGCCGTACCCCGCGACATCGAGCCGGAAGTGGGGTCGCTGGAGGATATCTATCTATACACCGTGGACGATCTCGCCCAGGTTATCGAGCAGAATATGAGTTCCCGGCAGGCGGCCGCGGCGCAGGCCGATCAGATTATCGATGTGCAGGTCGAAACCTTCATGGGCTGGCTGCGCGCGCAGGACGCGGTGGGCGCGATACGCGCGTATCGAGATCGCGCGGAACTGCGAAGAACCGCGACTCTGGCGCGCGCGCGACGCATGCTCATGCAGGGCAGGTCCCCGGACGAGGCCCTGCAGTATCTGGCCCACGCTTTGTCCAATCAGCTCACGCACGATGCTACGCACGCGCTCAACAAGGCGGGGCGCGAGGGCCGGTACGATCTGCTGGAGGCGGCGCGCATTCTCTTGCAACTGCCAGATGACGATGGATAAGCCTGTGGTGACGAGAAACCGTCTGGTGAGAAATCATCTTGCGTCCAATCGACCTGAGCTGTTCGCAGCGCCCGGCGCACGTCATCCGCACGCATGACCCCTTCCATCCAGGCGAAGCTGGAGGATATGGTCGAGCGCCACGCGGAGATCGCGCGCCTGATCTCGGAACCCGATGTGCTGGAGGACCAGGATCGCTATCGCAGGCTGTCGGTCGAGTACGCCCAACTGGATGAACTCACGGCCAGATTCGGCGAACATCGCGCGGCGCGCGGCGAGCTGACCACGCTGGAAGAGTTGCTGGCCGATGGCGATCCGGACATCAAGGCCATGGCGGAAGACGACGCGCAGCGCGTTGTCGCCCGTCTGGAAGCGCTGGAACTGGAGCTGCAAAAACTGTTGCTGCCGGTCGATCCGCATGATCGCAACAACGTGTATCTGGAAGTTCGGGCCGGCACCGGAGGCGACGAGGCGGCCATCTTCGCCGGCGATCTTTACCGCATGTACGCGCGCTTCGCCGAGCATCGCCGGTGGACGGTCGAGATACTCACCGCGAGCCTCGGCGAGCACGGGGGCTACAAGGAACTGATCGCGCGCATCAGTGGACAAGGCGTTTATGGGCAACTGAAATTCGAATCCGGCGCGCACCGCGTGCAGCGCGTGCCCGAGACTGAATCGCAGGGTCGCATCCACACCTCGGCGACGACGGTGGCGATTATGCCCGAACCCGACAAGCTCGAAGAGATCGAAATCAATCCTTCCGACCTGCGCGTGGACACCTATCGCGCATCCGGCGCGGGCGGTCAGCACGTCAACAAGACCGATTCCGCCATACG
This window harbors:
- a CDS encoding glutamyl-tRNA reductase; its protein translation is MSLCTIGINHTTAPVSIREQVVFQPERLDTALRELRQVDGVDEAAILSTCNRTELYCHLRHVQPNEDIIGWLSTYHHVDQGAIRPFLYHHLDRSAVRHALRVACGLDSMVLGESQILGQLKGAYQDANRAGTLGRQLGRLFQHAFAVAKRVRTDTAIGTTPVSVAFAAVTLAKQIFGDLKTQTVLLIGAGQTIELVARHLVGSGIGRIIVANRHVQRAQALAVHFNGEGIGLSEIAEALPAADIVVSSTASPLPILGKGMVESTLKQRKHRPMFMVDLAVPRDIEPEVGSLEDIYLYTVDDLAQVIEQNMSSRQAAAAQADQIIDVQVETFMGWLRAQDAVGAIRAYRDRAELRRTATLARARRMLMQGRSPDEALQYLAHALSNQLTHDATHALNKAGREGRYDLLEAARILLQLPDDDG
- the prfA gene encoding peptide chain release factor 1, translated to MTPSIQAKLEDMVERHAEIARLISEPDVLEDQDRYRRLSVEYAQLDELTARFGEHRAARGELTTLEELLADGDPDIKAMAEDDAQRVVARLEALELELQKLLLPVDPHDRNNVYLEVRAGTGGDEAAIFAGDLYRMYARFAEHRRWTVEILTASLGEHGGYKELIARISGQGVYGQLKFESGAHRVQRVPETESQGRIHTSATTVAIMPEPDKLEEIEINPSDLRVDTYRASGAGGQHVNKTDSAIRLTHLPTGIVVECQDERSQHKNRARAMSLMQAKINDAERSRADAERAATRRNLVGSGDRSQRIRTYNFPQGRVTDHRINLTLYKLEEIMQGNLKEIIDPLIHEHQADLLASVVE